From the genome of Streptomyces sp. NBC_01116, one region includes:
- a CDS encoding aspartate aminotransferase family protein, translating into MTSAATPLLTVDDCEQLSTSQVHELYRSHVNKSQVSLMTSFGFGRELVDHAEGSWIHTRDGRRILDFTGGVGVLNHGHNHPRILAARRRFQEQRRMEVHKTYFSPYIAALGHNLAQLLPDDLNLSFFPNSGAEAVEGAVKLAYKYHGGRRQQILHADISFHGKLLGSGSLTGSAQNTFAFPGIPGVSAFRYGDLDSVREAVAGARDAKGRCDVYAILIEPFSASTMTECSEEFLRGLRELCTREKIVLIFDEIYTGWGKTGSLFHFMRYPGLVPDVVTTSKSFGGGKSSISAFVAREPVFRKAYDSLGDAMLQSTSTTYYGFGEETATALEAVNIAVEDDYPARARAIERVLAPGLERLRKQYPDIIADVRGAGALYGIFLDGGPRLLDLAAKIAPGGLARDPLLRTKVITCAVVSAMYHDHDVYMYYTLNGRSPLVAAPSLVAGPDEVEIFLDAFDKTLAKGMNRLLTAFLKDKAVSRWAA; encoded by the coding sequence ATGACCTCCGCCGCCACCCCCCTGCTCACCGTGGACGACTGCGAACAACTGTCGACGAGCCAGGTGCACGAGCTGTACCGGTCCCACGTCAACAAGAGCCAGGTCTCCCTGATGACCTCCTTCGGCTTCGGCCGCGAACTCGTCGACCACGCCGAGGGATCCTGGATCCACACCCGCGACGGCCGCCGCATCCTCGACTTCACCGGCGGCGTCGGCGTCCTCAACCACGGCCACAACCACCCGCGGATCCTCGCCGCCCGCCGCCGCTTCCAGGAACAGCGCCGGATGGAGGTCCACAAGACCTACTTCTCGCCCTACATCGCCGCCCTCGGCCACAACCTCGCCCAGCTCCTCCCCGACGACCTGAACCTCTCGTTCTTCCCCAACTCGGGGGCCGAGGCCGTCGAGGGCGCGGTGAAACTCGCGTACAAGTACCACGGCGGCCGCCGGCAGCAGATCCTGCACGCCGACATCAGCTTCCACGGCAAGCTGCTCGGCTCCGGCAGCCTCACCGGCAGCGCCCAGAACACCTTCGCCTTCCCCGGCATCCCCGGCGTCTCCGCCTTCCGCTACGGCGACCTCGACTCCGTACGGGAAGCGGTCGCCGGAGCCCGGGACGCCAAGGGCCGCTGCGACGTCTACGCGATCCTCATCGAGCCCTTCTCCGCCTCCACCATGACCGAGTGCTCCGAGGAATTCCTGCGCGGCCTGCGGGAGTTGTGCACCCGGGAGAAGATCGTGCTGATCTTCGACGAGATCTACACCGGCTGGGGCAAGACCGGCAGCCTCTTCCACTTCATGCGCTACCCCGGGCTCGTCCCGGACGTGGTGACCACCTCGAAGTCCTTCGGCGGCGGCAAGTCCTCGATCTCCGCCTTCGTCGCCCGCGAACCCGTCTTCCGCAAGGCCTACGACAGCCTCGGCGACGCCATGCTCCAGTCCACCAGCACCACCTACTACGGCTTCGGCGAGGAGACCGCCACCGCGCTGGAAGCCGTCAACATCGCCGTCGAGGACGACTATCCGGCCCGCGCCCGCGCCATCGAACGCGTCCTCGCCCCGGGCCTGGAGCGGCTGCGCAAGCAGTACCCCGACATCATCGCGGACGTCCGCGGAGCCGGAGCGCTGTACGGGATCTTCCTCGACGGCGGCCCCCGCCTCCTCGACCTCGCCGCGAAGATCGCGCCCGGCGGACTGGCCCGCGACCCGCTGCTGCGCACCAAGGTCATCACCTGCGCGGTCGTCAGCGCGATGTACCACGACCACGACGTGTACATGTACTACACGCTCAACGGCCGCAGCCCGCTGGTGGCCGCGCCCTCCCTGGTCGCCGGACCCGACGAGGTGGAGATCTTCCTCGACGCCTTCGACAAGACCCTGGCCAAGGGCATGAACCGGCTCCTCACCGCCTTCCTCAAGGACAAGGCGGTGTCGCGATGGGCGGCCTGA
- a CDS encoding NAD-dependent epimerase/dehydratase family protein produces MGGLTIAVTGAAGMLGSHLVARLAADGHDVVGVDLRDDPHPPAGARHIVADIRDAAALARAFDGAHALVHCAAALPSYPVDQIRSITVDGTRTVLTAAHRARVDRVVHISSTAVYGLPKRVPTPEEHPREPVDPYSRAKAEAEEVCEEFRARGMCLPVLRPKTFLGPGRMGLFSMLFEWAEERRNFPVLGRGDVRIQMFGMADLVDAVVLALHAPPEIADDVYNLGAAEFGTLREDFQAVLDAAGHGKRVVPLPAAPALAVLRLLERTKLSPVYGRLLFKLLDDSYVDIGRATERLGFRPALSNQDAILGTYAWWRTQRGAGTPAPGAGRTSRDPWRQGALGLAKVFF; encoded by the coding sequence ATGGGCGGCCTGACCATCGCCGTGACCGGAGCCGCCGGCATGCTCGGCTCCCACCTGGTCGCCCGGCTCGCCGCAGACGGCCACGACGTCGTCGGCGTCGACCTGCGCGACGACCCCCACCCGCCCGCCGGCGCCCGGCACATCGTCGCCGACATCCGCGACGCGGCGGCGCTCGCCCGCGCCTTCGACGGGGCCCACGCGCTGGTGCACTGCGCCGCGGCGCTGCCCAGCTACCCCGTCGACCAGATCCGCTCCATCACCGTCGACGGCACCCGCACCGTCCTGACCGCCGCGCACCGGGCCCGGGTCGACCGGGTCGTGCACATCTCCTCCACCGCCGTCTACGGGCTGCCCAAGCGGGTCCCCACCCCGGAGGAGCACCCCCGCGAGCCCGTCGACCCGTACAGCAGGGCGAAGGCCGAGGCGGAGGAGGTCTGCGAGGAGTTCCGGGCGCGCGGGATGTGCCTGCCGGTGCTGCGCCCCAAGACGTTCCTCGGGCCCGGCCGGATGGGCCTGTTCTCGATGCTCTTCGAATGGGCCGAGGAGCGCCGCAACTTCCCGGTCCTCGGCCGGGGCGACGTCCGCATCCAGATGTTCGGCATGGCCGACCTGGTCGACGCCGTGGTGCTCGCCCTCCACGCACCGCCCGAGATCGCCGACGACGTCTACAACCTGGGCGCCGCCGAGTTCGGCACCCTGCGCGAGGACTTCCAGGCCGTGCTGGACGCGGCCGGACACGGCAAACGCGTGGTCCCGCTGCCGGCAGCACCGGCACTCGCGGTCCTGCGCCTGCTGGAGCGCACCAAGCTCTCCCCGGTCTACGGGCGGCTGCTCTTCAAGCTCCTCGACGACAGCTACGTGGACATCGGCCGGGCCACCGAACGGCTCGGCTTCCGTCCCGCGCTCTCCAACCAGGACGCCATCCTCGGCACGTACGCGTGGTGGCGCACCCAGCGGGGGGCCGGCACACCCGCTCCCGGAGCCGGCCGGACCAGCCGGGACCCGTGGCGCCAAGGGGCGCTCGGCCTGGCCAAGGTCTTCTTCTGA
- a CDS encoding UbiA prenyltransferase family protein — protein sequence MDITRSSPAPVRVVAVPPEPEPADLTALPEPTTAEPLQPLPTVTVTAVTATTTSVTATDVRGRRRRSRPRDLLALLRPGQWVKNLAVVPLALLDAQAWGAAAFLRTGWAVLGFTLASALVYVVNDLADRERDRLHPVKRHRPIASGRVSTAAAGVLTGLLALSLTGWAVAGPAWQWWPTALYLALSLAYSQGLKHVPLVDAFIVATGFVLRLVQGSLLVGARMSEWLALCVFSLCLMLALGKRRHEMTAAGRAHRPALRGYTLAFLDHLVVLVAVLTAVSYVLYLRDDAALAAGASLVTLLSAPCAVFGLARYLQLLLVEEGGGNPVHVLFRDRATLVNAALWAVLVALALLLPHASA from the coding sequence GTGGACATCACCCGGTCCTCACCCGCGCCCGTGCGCGTGGTGGCAGTCCCGCCCGAACCCGAACCGGCCGACCTCACCGCCCTGCCCGAACCCACCACCGCGGAACCGCTTCAGCCCCTACCGACCGTGACCGTGACCGCGGTCACGGCCACCACCACGAGCGTGACCGCCACCGACGTACGGGGCCGTCGCCGACGCTCCCGCCCACGCGACCTCCTCGCACTCCTGCGCCCCGGCCAGTGGGTGAAGAACCTGGCCGTCGTCCCGCTGGCCCTGCTCGACGCCCAGGCGTGGGGGGCCGCCGCCTTCCTGCGCACCGGCTGGGCCGTCCTCGGCTTCACCCTCGCCTCCGCGCTCGTCTACGTCGTCAACGACCTCGCCGACCGGGAGCGGGACCGGCTGCACCCGGTCAAACGCCACCGCCCGATCGCCTCCGGCCGGGTGTCCACCGCCGCCGCCGGAGTGCTGACCGGCCTCCTCGCCCTGTCGCTGACCGGCTGGGCGGTGGCCGGGCCCGCCTGGCAGTGGTGGCCCACCGCCCTCTACCTGGCGCTGAGCCTCGCCTACTCCCAGGGCCTCAAGCACGTACCGCTGGTGGACGCGTTCATCGTGGCGACCGGCTTCGTCCTGCGGCTCGTCCAGGGGTCGCTGCTCGTCGGCGCCCGGATGTCCGAGTGGCTGGCGCTGTGCGTCTTCTCGCTCTGCCTGATGCTGGCACTCGGCAAACGCCGGCACGAGATGACGGCGGCGGGCCGCGCCCACCGCCCCGCCCTGCGCGGCTACACGCTCGCCTTCCTCGACCACCTCGTCGTCCTGGTCGCCGTGCTGACCGCCGTCAGTTACGTGCTCTACCTGCGCGACGACGCGGCCCTCGCCGCCGGGGCCTCCCTCGTCACCCTGCTCTCCGCCCCCTGCGCCGTCTTCGGCCTCGCCCGCTACCTCCAGCTCCTCCTCGTCGAGGAGGGCGGCGGCAACCCCGTCCACGTCCTCTTCCGGGACCGCGCCACGCTCGTCAACGCGGCGCTGTGGGCGGTGCTCGTCGCCCTCGCCCTCCTCCTCCCGCACGCGTCCGCATGA
- a CDS encoding glycosyltransferase family 2 protein, protein MNRKQPLVSVVIPNYNYGRALELCLRAALAQTYEPLEVLLIDDCSTDDSVAVAEACGVRVISTGVNSGVATTRNTGAAHARGEIIVFVDSDVAMEQDAVANAVALLDSDPRIGAVCGTYDAEPLIRDSLIEEYRCLHQFYWLAETEGRIGTLHTAICAMPARVFAEIGPFNPRLRHTEDGDYAARICRSYEVHSSTAVRGRHDHDDTWRVVLRKVFHRTRLHIPLYVRRGDLPGGIATGPRAGASVAALLAPLTLPLGLLALPWLLAPAALLAFALLADTALHRFVLRRRGPLFAAYFAFTHTVVNAVIAAGAGVGVLQWLTSRRFRRLYEPGEHLAPLRAAT, encoded by the coding sequence ATGAACCGGAAGCAACCGCTCGTCTCCGTCGTCATCCCCAACTACAACTACGGCCGCGCCCTGGAGCTCTGCCTGCGCGCCGCACTCGCCCAGACCTACGAACCGCTGGAGGTGCTGCTGATCGACGACTGCTCCACCGACGACTCGGTCGCCGTCGCCGAGGCCTGCGGCGTCCGGGTGATCAGCACCGGCGTCAACAGCGGAGTGGCCACCACCCGCAACACCGGGGCGGCCCACGCCCGGGGCGAGATCATCGTGTTCGTCGACTCCGACGTCGCGATGGAGCAGGACGCCGTCGCCAACGCCGTCGCCCTGCTCGACTCCGACCCCCGCATCGGCGCGGTCTGCGGCACCTACGACGCCGAACCCCTCATCCGGGACAGCCTGATCGAGGAGTACCGCTGCCTCCACCAGTTCTACTGGCTCGCCGAGACCGAGGGCCGCATCGGCACCCTCCACACCGCGATCTGCGCCATGCCCGCCCGGGTCTTCGCCGAGATCGGCCCCTTCAACCCGCGGCTGAGGCACACCGAGGACGGCGACTACGCCGCCCGGATCTGCCGGAGTTACGAGGTCCACAGCTCCACCGCCGTGCGCGGCCGGCACGACCACGACGACACCTGGCGGGTCGTGCTGCGCAAGGTCTTCCACCGCACCCGGCTGCACATCCCGCTGTACGTCCGGCGCGGCGACCTCCCCGGCGGCATCGCCACCGGGCCGCGCGCCGGAGCCAGCGTCGCGGCCCTGCTCGCCCCGCTGACCCTGCCGCTCGGCCTGCTCGCCCTGCCCTGGCTGCTCGCCCCCGCGGCCCTGCTGGCCTTCGCCCTCCTCGCGGACACCGCCCTCCACCGCTTCGTCCTGCGCCGCCGAGGCCCCCTGTTCGCCGCGTACTTCGCCTTCACGCACACCGTGGTCAACGCGGTCATCGCGGCGGGCGCGGGCGTCGGCGTCCTCCAGTGGCTGACCTCCCGCCGCTTCCGCCGGCTGTACGAGCCGGGGGAGCACCTCGCACCGCTGAGGGCCGCCACATGA